One genomic segment of uncultured Desulfobacter sp. includes these proteins:
- a CDS encoding GNAT family N-acetyltransferase yields the protein MNEDVYYIRGFQDGDEKQILTLFKTVFGQRRDVDTWKWMFKNNPYGRIYAGLAFSKESHELIGQYTVIPTPINHRGNKVIGCQSVDTMVHPEFRKYGLFVKTAEYCYQELQKDGVKIVFGFPNHNSYPGFMRKLKWERIEYQTRYFHRLGSYREKIAGSLLLGRFANLGVKFYLIQILKYKIRNLKKQLGSVELHFSRTVPNEYEAFWQCIRSYDVCSIWKDSAYFQWRYDSSPRNDFIYAYLTQKKKIIALAVYDPSSMTVCELMAKHRNCFAAQLLIYEICIFHARREAKGISFLGSDQGFFDEAFSHFERSKAFYRVLCLRALQSEDNCQDFLLPHSWTATHGDTDLI from the coding sequence ATGAATGAGGATGTTTATTACATTAGAGGGTTTCAGGACGGAGATGAAAAACAGATACTGACGTTGTTTAAAACAGTTTTTGGGCAGAGGCGTGATGTCGACACATGGAAATGGATGTTCAAAAACAATCCATACGGTAGGATATACGCAGGTCTTGCATTTTCAAAAGAAAGCCATGAATTGATTGGCCAATATACAGTCATTCCCACACCCATAAATCACAGGGGTAATAAAGTCATTGGGTGCCAATCTGTGGATACGATGGTTCATCCTGAATTTAGAAAATACGGTTTGTTTGTAAAAACAGCTGAATATTGCTATCAGGAACTCCAGAAAGATGGAGTTAAAATAGTGTTTGGATTTCCCAATCATAATTCTTATCCGGGGTTTATGCGGAAATTAAAATGGGAAAGAATTGAATATCAAACGAGGTATTTTCACAGGTTAGGCTCTTATCGTGAGAAGATTGCCGGTAGTCTGTTGTTAGGAAGGTTTGCAAATCTCGGTGTTAAATTCTATTTGATCCAGATTCTTAAATACAAAATTAGAAATCTGAAAAAACAGCTTGGTAGTGTTGAGTTGCATTTTTCCAGAACTGTCCCAAATGAGTATGAGGCCTTTTGGCAGTGTATACGTTCCTATGATGTTTGCTCGATCTGGAAAGACAGCGCATATTTTCAATGGCGATACGATAGTAGTCCACGGAACGATTTCATCTATGCATATTTAACGCAAAAGAAAAAAATCATTGCGCTGGCAGTGTACGATCCATCTTCAATGACTGTTTGCGAACTGATGGCAAAACACAGAAACTGTTTTGCGGCACAATTATTGATCTATGAAATATGTATTTTTCACGCCAGGCGAGAGGCTAAAGGTATATCATTTTTGGGTAGCGATCAGGGATTTTTCGATGAAGCGTTCTCACATTTTGAGAGATCTAAAGCATTTTACAGAGTGCTATGCCTAAGAGCTCTTCAGAGTGAAGATAATTGCCAAGATTTTCTTTTGCCCCATTCTTGGACTGCCACGCATGGTGACACGGATTTAATTTAA